In Halobaculum limi, one DNA window encodes the following:
- a CDS encoding TrmB family transcriptional regulator encodes MANLRDLGLSEYESRAYRALLDSGPATAKELSDASGVPMGRVYDVLNSLERHRLARSQAASRPKKYLAVEPDAALDRLLEERKRELDEQADQYEAVVEELTSELEAGDPPDEQFWTAALGPDETADLLLERLSAADERVVMIAAAPASGLDIGDLGEAIAAELEAALERGVDVSLLLSEDLPAQLPKSVERRYLDRMADHPNFAVRTAPRLRGTFTLVDDAEVCMEVPSPVDPDASFAMIDLKDPEFAADVRQSFHDRWTDATPLLD; translated from the coding sequence ATGGCGAATCTCCGTGACTTGGGGCTCTCCGAGTACGAGTCCCGCGCGTACCGTGCCCTGCTCGATTCCGGGCCGGCGACGGCCAAGGAGTTGTCCGACGCCAGCGGCGTCCCGATGGGTCGCGTGTACGACGTACTCAACAGTTTAGAACGGCACCGTCTCGCTCGAAGTCAGGCGGCCAGTCGTCCGAAGAAGTACCTCGCGGTCGAACCCGACGCGGCGCTGGACCGACTGCTCGAGGAGCGAAAGCGGGAACTCGACGAACAGGCCGACCAGTACGAGGCGGTCGTTGAGGAACTCACCTCGGAACTGGAGGCGGGCGACCCGCCGGACGAACAGTTCTGGACGGCGGCGCTCGGCCCCGACGAGACGGCTGACCTGCTGTTGGAGCGACTGTCGGCGGCCGACGAGCGTGTCGTGATGATTGCGGCCGCTCCTGCGTCGGGACTGGACATCGGCGATTTGGGCGAGGCAATCGCCGCCGAACTGGAGGCCGCACTCGAACGCGGTGTCGACGTGTCGCTGCTGCTGTCCGAGGACCTCCCGGCACAACTCCCGAAGAGCGTCGAACGGCGCTATCTCGACCGGATGGCCGACCACCCGAACTTCGCCGTGCGGACCGCACCGCGACTGCGCGGCACGTTCACGCTCGTCGACGATGCGGAGGTGTGTATGGAGGTTCCCAGCCCTGTCGACCCGGACGCCTCCTTCGCGATGATCGACCTGAAAGACCCCGAGTTCGCCGCCGACGTTCGCCAGTCGTTCCACGACCGCTGGACTGACGCAACTCCGCTGTTGGACTGA
- the mptA gene encoding GTP cyclohydrolase MptA, whose translation MSHQLPDVQASRPDVSVGLSQVGVTGVEKLVKIDRGADRPWVFMAEFAVFVDLPGERKGIDMSRNMEVIDEVLEAATREEAYRIEDVCGDAAERLLAKHDYTSTAEIEMTAELVTREDTPASGRETQSTSTVIASAVADEEGTREEIGAEVTGMTVCPCSQGMSESRAREKLDDLGVDDETAEAFLDAVPQPGHSQRGHATLTFTAEGTLDVDLLDIIDTARDAMSARIYNYAKRPDEDHMTYEAHADAKFVEDCVRTMAEDVVERYDHLADDVVVHMKQSNDESIHQHNAHAERDITMGTLRSELSE comes from the coding sequence ATGAGTCACCAGTTGCCGGACGTGCAGGCCAGTCGGCCGGACGTCTCCGTCGGACTGAGCCAGGTCGGTGTCACCGGCGTCGAGAAACTCGTCAAGATCGACCGCGGTGCCGACCGGCCGTGGGTGTTTATGGCTGAGTTCGCCGTGTTCGTCGACCTCCCCGGCGAGCGCAAAGGGATCGACATGAGCCGTAATATGGAGGTCATCGACGAAGTGCTGGAGGCCGCCACCCGCGAGGAGGCCTACCGCATCGAGGACGTCTGCGGCGACGCCGCCGAGCGACTCCTCGCGAAACACGACTACACGTCGACGGCGGAGATCGAGATGACCGCCGAACTCGTCACGCGCGAGGACACGCCCGCCTCGGGTCGCGAGACGCAGTCCACCTCGACGGTCATCGCGAGCGCGGTCGCCGACGAGGAGGGTACGCGCGAAGAGATCGGTGCGGAGGTAACGGGAATGACGGTGTGTCCCTGCTCACAGGGGATGTCCGAGTCGCGGGCCCGTGAGAAACTCGACGACCTCGGCGTCGACGACGAGACGGCCGAGGCGTTCCTCGACGCGGTTCCCCAACCGGGACACTCCCAGCGCGGTCACGCCACCCTGACGTTCACCGCCGAGGGGACGCTCGACGTCGACCTCCTCGACATCATCGACACGGCCCGTGACGCGATGAGCGCCCGCATCTATAACTACGCGAAACGGCCCGACGAGGACCATATGACCTACGAGGCCCACGCCGACGCGAAGTTCGTCGAAGACTGCGTCCGGACGATGGCCGAAGACGTGGTCGAGCGATACGACCACCTCGCAGACGACGTGGTCGTCCATATGAAGCAGTCGAACGACGAGTCCATCCACCAGCACAACGCCCACGCGGAACGCGACATCACGATGGGCACGCTCCGGTCGGAACTGAGCGAGTAA
- a CDS encoding DUF7344 domain-containing protein — protein sequence MQSNPTRVPNPAELTDDLFDALSDTYRRTVLTTLVQSPETTFDEVCATLTDRINADTEYVGTVLYHTQLPYLAAREFIDYSMETRQIRQGPEFQTILPLLRLVGSARETLQISWP from the coding sequence ATGCAATCCAACCCAACCCGCGTCCCAAACCCAGCAGAACTGACTGATGACCTCTTCGATGCACTGAGTGACACCTACCGTCGGACGGTGTTGACCACGCTCGTCCAGTCACCGGAGACGACGTTCGACGAGGTGTGTGCCACGCTCACCGACCGGATAAACGCCGACACCGAGTACGTGGGCACGGTGCTGTACCACACGCAACTTCCCTACCTCGCGGCCCGCGAGTTCATCGACTACTCGATGGAGACGCGGCAGATCCGACAGGGTCCAGAGTTCCAGACGATCCTGCCGCTGTTGCGACTCGTCGGGAGCGCCCGTGAGACGTTGCAGATATCGTGGCCGTAG
- a CDS encoding DUF6149 family protein produces the protein MKLRQNVRHWAAKRALTTPVVGGYVNDKLVGLHTSIFLEKADEAHREDRRDHLDDFFDATMDTYVAALDAGYPEAEAREVTHIQANFDFFNHGWAEMMEFPGDELEEHYRRYEQFFQRYGITIDDPLGEFYPADGVAGAPATPERMAEGEFENAVAGFADDAYVEDADGDVHIGGTEEPDDVDIEMAPGADEANIDADDEAQAD, from the coding sequence ATGAAACTCCGGCAGAACGTCCGTCACTGGGCCGCGAAGCGTGCGCTCACGACGCCGGTCGTCGGTGGCTACGTCAACGACAAACTCGTCGGCCTGCACACGAGTATCTTCCTCGAGAAGGCCGACGAGGCCCACCGCGAGGACCGACGCGACCACCTCGACGACTTCTTCGACGCGACGATGGACACGTACGTCGCCGCACTCGACGCCGGGTACCCGGAAGCGGAGGCTCGCGAGGTCACCCACATCCAAGCGAACTTCGACTTCTTCAACCACGGGTGGGCCGAGATGATGGAGTTCCCCGGCGACGAACTGGAAGAGCACTACCGGCGCTACGAGCAGTTCTTCCAGCGATACGGTATCACGATCGACGATCCCCTCGGTGAATTCTACCCCGCAGACGGGGTCGCCGGAGCGCCGGCGACGCCCGAGCGGATGGCCGAAGGCGAGTTCGAGAACGCCGTCGCCGGCTTCGCGGACGACGCCTACGTCGAGGATGCAGACGGTGACGTCCACATCGGCGGCACCGAGGAACCCGACGACGTCGACATCGAGATGGCTCCCGGCGCCGACGAGGCGAATATCGACGCCGACGACGAGGCGCAGGCGGACTGA
- a CDS encoding homoserine kinase, producing MVFARAPATSANLGSGFDTFGVALSHPADTVQVERAEETSIEVSGAGAQFIPTEPDKNVVGAVADALDAPAHIHIDKGVRPSSGLGSSAASAAAAAVALNALYDRGYSRADLVSVAAEGEAVVSGEAHADNVAPALLGGFTIVRSDDTTTSIDADLPLVACLPEVVVSTRDARGVVPDAVSMDDHVETVGNAATLTAGMCRSDADLVGRGMDDPVVTPARAELITGYEAVREAALDAGATGVSVSGAGPSILAVCREGQRRSVAARMVEAFADAGVGARAYQTRVGEGATVF from the coding sequence ATGGTATTCGCCCGCGCCCCCGCCACGAGCGCGAATCTCGGTAGCGGCTTCGACACGTTCGGCGTCGCTCTTTCACACCCGGCCGACACCGTCCAGGTCGAACGCGCCGAGGAGACGAGTATCGAGGTGAGCGGCGCGGGCGCGCAGTTCATCCCGACCGAACCGGACAAGAACGTCGTCGGCGCCGTCGCCGACGCACTCGACGCGCCAGCGCACATCCACATCGACAAGGGCGTGCGTCCCTCTTCGGGGCTCGGATCGTCGGCCGCCTCCGCCGCGGCCGCCGCGGTCGCACTCAACGCACTGTACGACCGGGGGTACAGCCGTGCTGACCTCGTCTCGGTCGCCGCCGAAGGCGAGGCGGTCGTCTCGGGCGAGGCACACGCCGACAACGTCGCACCGGCGTTGCTGGGTGGGTTCACCATCGTCCGCAGCGACGACACCACGACGAGCATCGACGCGGACCTGCCGCTGGTGGCGTGTCTGCCGGAGGTGGTCGTCTCGACGCGCGACGCCCGCGGCGTCGTACCCGACGCCGTCTCGATGGACGACCACGTCGAGACTGTCGGCAACGCCGCGACGTTGACTGCCGGGATGTGTCGCTCGGACGCCGACCTCGTCGGCCGAGGTATGGACGACCCCGTCGTCACGCCGGCGCGCGCGGAACTGATCACCGGCTACGAAGCCGTTCGGGAAGCGGCACTCGATGCGGGCGCGACCGGCGTCAGCGTGAGCGGCGCCGGCCCGAGCATCCTCGCGGTGTGTCGGGAGGGACAGCGACGCTCGGTCGCAGCGAGAATGGTCGAGGCGTTCGCGGACGCCGGCGTGGGCGCACGCGCGTACCAGACGCGCGTCGGCGAGGGCGCGACGGTGTTCTGA
- a CDS encoding DUF7124 domain-containing protein, with product MDSGGSSDMTLAFELDALKSLADPNAVFNDARGWTKYVGVVSEKPTYVVTNFTRKHRVRQDFFSGPRGVEESLENVKRQFDTDRHVFVGTSDEDRTVAEATDWEFLPLEQAAVAAGWELTDPETESDPFAEETRDDWP from the coding sequence ATGGACAGCGGTGGGTCGAGCGACATGACGCTCGCTTTCGAACTGGACGCGCTCAAGTCGTTAGCCGACCCGAACGCGGTGTTCAACGACGCTCGGGGGTGGACCAAGTACGTCGGCGTCGTCTCCGAGAAGCCGACGTACGTCGTCACGAACTTCACGCGCAAACATCGCGTTCGGCAGGACTTCTTCTCCGGGCCACGCGGCGTCGAAGAGTCACTGGAGAACGTGAAACGGCAGTTCGACACCGACCGCCACGTCTTCGTCGGCACGAGCGACGAAGACCGAACGGTCGCCGAAGCCACCGACTGGGAGTTTCTCCCGCTTGAACAGGCCGCAGTGGCCGCAGGTTGGGAGTTGACCGACCCCGAAACGGAGTCAGACCCGTTCGCCGAAGAGACCCGCGACGACTGGCCCTGA
- a CDS encoding FxsA family protein, protein MRPRYLLVALLAIPLADIVFLLWVATNLLTPVQTVAVVVLTGLVGMLLVRAEGRHTLRSVQRKLASGEVPTGELLDGGLLIAAGAFLLTPGIVTDAIGFLLALPPTRYPIREALRRYVVVPYVDTQMDGFATGNVWTAGFPSGDGDGMGGFGVDADGGHTRTDTATREGEDFVDVDFEEVDDDADRDAERER, encoded by the coding sequence ATTCGGCCACGCTACCTGCTGGTGGCGCTGTTGGCGATTCCCCTCGCCGACATCGTGTTCCTGCTGTGGGTGGCGACGAATCTCCTGACGCCGGTGCAGACGGTCGCCGTAGTCGTGTTGACCGGGCTGGTCGGGATGCTCTTGGTCCGCGCGGAAGGTCGCCACACCCTCCGGTCGGTCCAGCGCAAACTCGCCAGCGGCGAAGTGCCGACCGGCGAACTCCTCGACGGCGGCCTGCTCATCGCCGCCGGCGCGTTCCTGCTCACGCCCGGCATCGTCACCGACGCCATCGGCTTCCTCCTGGCGTTGCCGCCGACGCGGTACCCGATCCGCGAGGCGCTTCGCCGCTACGTGGTCGTCCCGTACGTCGACACGCAGATGGACGGCTTCGCCACCGGGAATGTGTGGACCGCGGGCTTCCCGAGCGGCGACGGCGACGGGATGGGCGGCTTCGGCGTCGACGCGGACGGCGGCCACACGCGAACCGACACCGCGACGCGCGAGGGTGAGGACTTCGTCGACGTAGACTTCGAGGAGGTCGACGACGACGCCGACCGCGACGCCGAACGCGAGCGGTGA
- a CDS encoding alkaline phosphatase family protein: MSDDDADRAGSDPLADPTLPGMRRDGYVFPDYENYCFANVPGTVADVLGVESGRRLPDDAVPSGDYSTVLVVLVDGFGLDQFRTRRASIPLLDSLATAGTSTPLTSVYPSETAAAITSVHTGATPAEHGLLGWNLRLRDHDLTCESLPFLAREGGDLGEATSGEVTGDDLFDADPVYRDLSAAGVDSHVVQHTSIADGPYSEAATAGATVHGVESLPDLAVTARRQVETTDEPTYVYAYWSDVDSTSHARGTDSDRYRAELETACATIERELARIDPSAAEDTLVVLTADHGHLNADPAAAVDLESYPEVWNARDHHRTGKPVLPTGGPRNVHLHLRDGASVQRARETLVEASFDARVLTGTEALEAGLFGPGEPSDLLRARVGDLVVVPRDRDVWFAGEQRKLDFVGTHGGQSPEEMYVPFLAADLETWQASRTA; encoded by the coding sequence ATGAGCGACGACGACGCCGACCGCGCTGGCTCCGACCCACTCGCGGACCCGACCCTCCCGGGGATGCGGCGCGACGGCTACGTCTTCCCCGACTACGAGAACTACTGTTTCGCGAACGTCCCCGGAACCGTGGCCGACGTCCTGGGCGTCGAATCCGGACGACGACTCCCGGACGATGCCGTTCCCTCGGGCGACTACTCGACCGTTCTGGTCGTCCTCGTCGACGGCTTCGGACTCGACCAGTTCCGCACGCGGCGTGCGTCGATTCCCTTGCTCGACTCGCTGGCGACCGCCGGGACGTCGACCCCGCTGACCTCGGTGTACCCCTCCGAGACGGCGGCGGCGATCACCAGTGTGCACACCGGCGCGACCCCCGCCGAACACGGCCTGCTCGGGTGGAACCTCCGCCTCCGTGACCACGACCTCACCTGCGAGTCGCTCCCGTTTCTCGCACGCGAGGGCGGCGACCTCGGTGAGGCGACCAGCGGCGAGGTGACGGGCGACGACCTGTTCGACGCCGACCCGGTGTATCGAGACCTCTCGGCGGCGGGTGTCGACAGTCACGTCGTCCAACACACCAGCATCGCGGACGGCCCGTACTCGGAGGCGGCGACGGCGGGCGCGACGGTCCACGGGGTGGAGTCGCTTCCGGACCTCGCAGTTACCGCGCGTCGACAGGTCGAGACGACCGACGAACCGACGTACGTGTACGCCTACTGGTCGGACGTCGACAGCACCTCTCACGCGAGGGGGACGGACTCCGACCGGTACCGCGCGGAACTGGAGACTGCGTGTGCGACCATCGAACGGGAGTTGGCCCGCATCGACCCCTCGGCGGCCGAGGACACGCTTGTCGTCCTCACGGCCGACCACGGGCATCTCAACGCCGACCCGGCAGCGGCGGTCGACCTCGAAAGCTACCCTGAGGTGTGGAACGCCCGCGACCACCATCGTACCGGGAAGCCGGTCCTCCCGACCGGCGGACCGCGGAACGTCCACCTGCACCTCCGTGACGGCGCGAGCGTCCAGCGGGCGCGTGAGACACTCGTCGAGGCCTCGTTCGACGCCCGCGTACTCACCGGGACCGAGGCGTTAGAGGCGGGGCTGTTCGGCCCTGGCGAGCCGTCAGACCTGCTCCGAGCGCGCGTCGGTGACTTGGTCGTCGTCCCGCGTGACCGTGACGTGTGGTTCGCGGGCGAACAGCGCAAACTCGACTTCGTCGGCACTCACGGCGGGCAAAGCCCCGAAGAGATGTACGTCCCGTTCCTCGCGGCCGACCTCGAAACGTGGCAGGCGTCGCGAACGGCGTGA
- a CDS encoding DUF255 domain-containing protein: MSDETRVEWREWGADAFAEAQRTNKPVLLFLTANWCDDCHAMLFDTFGEPRIAANVNDGFVPVKVDVDREPRVRERYNMGGFPSTVFTTPSGELLTGATYLGPGGFRSVLDRVRETWDSQGEDAGRVPRALAGNETPAGPVTTAIEEHLAGQLDAQWDPDFAGWGDDAKFPMPRTIEFALKRDRYKATQTLGAVERNLVDDDGGVFRYAAARDWSDPAREKLLSDDAGVLRAFANAYLYTGDDTYRETAERIGQFLDAELWSGFAYGASVGPDGERVDLTAYAGGNALAADALLTLAAYTDDDTARDSAERALAYLRETLVDADGTVRHVDDDDTETDLLADVARVTAAFCRAESVLGDGGDVAQAVADRGIDVLGDDDAFRDGPASGPAMLDRPLRPIDSVVEFADALLDVAALTGEQRYRDRAEAAVGAFAGAADRMGAQVASYGSVAARLTRDPLVVDVGTPAGSDLHRAALRVADHEKVVVPDSDRAPEGTAALRGRDTDPAETPAALMDRVADTVR, encoded by the coding sequence ATGAGCGACGAGACGCGCGTCGAGTGGCGCGAGTGGGGCGCCGACGCGTTCGCCGAGGCGCAGCGAACGAACAAGCCCGTCTTGCTGTTTCTCACGGCAAACTGGTGTGACGACTGCCACGCGATGCTGTTCGACACCTTCGGCGAACCGCGCATCGCCGCGAACGTCAACGACGGGTTCGTCCCCGTGAAAGTCGACGTGGATCGAGAACCGCGCGTCCGCGAGCGGTACAACATGGGCGGGTTTCCCTCGACGGTGTTCACCACCCCGAGCGGCGAGCTCCTCACGGGTGCGACGTACCTCGGGCCGGGTGGCTTCCGCTCGGTCCTCGACCGCGTGCGCGAGACGTGGGATTCCCAAGGAGAGGACGCCGGGCGCGTTCCTCGTGCCCTCGCGGGCAACGAGACGCCCGCCGGACCCGTCACGACTGCCATCGAGGAACACCTCGCGGGGCAACTCGACGCCCAGTGGGACCCCGACTTCGCCGGGTGGGGCGACGACGCCAAGTTCCCGATGCCACGAACCATCGAGTTCGCCCTCAAGCGCGACCGCTACAAGGCGACGCAGACGCTCGGCGCCGTCGAGCGCAATCTGGTCGACGACGACGGCGGCGTGTTCCGCTACGCCGCCGCCCGCGACTGGTCGGACCCCGCTCGCGAGAAACTCCTGTCCGACGACGCGGGCGTCCTCCGCGCGTTCGCCAACGCCTACCTCTACACCGGCGACGACACCTACCGTGAGACGGCCGAGCGCATCGGGCAGTTCCTCGACGCCGAACTCTGGTCGGGGTTCGCCTACGGCGCGAGCGTCGGCCCGGATGGCGAGCGAGTCGACTTGACTGCGTACGCCGGGGGCAACGCGCTCGCGGCCGACGCACTCCTCACGCTCGCCGCCTACACCGACGACGACACCGCCCGCGACTCCGCCGAGCGTGCGCTGGCGTACCTCCGCGAGACGCTCGTCGACGCCGACGGCACCGTCCGCCACGTCGACGACGACGACACCGAGACGGACCTCCTCGCCGACGTCGCCCGGGTGACGGCGGCATTCTGCCGCGCGGAGTCCGTCCTCGGCGACGGAGGCGACGTTGCACAGGCGGTCGCCGACCGTGGTATCGACGTCCTCGGCGACGACGACGCCTTCCGCGACGGTCCGGCGTCGGGGCCGGCGATGCTCGACCGCCCGCTTCGCCCTATCGACAGCGTCGTCGAGTTCGCGGACGCACTCCTCGACGTGGCGGCACTGACCGGGGAGCAGCGCTACCGCGACCGCGCGGAGGCCGCGGTCGGCGCGTTCGCGGGTGCGGCCGACCGGATGGGCGCGCAGGTGGCCAGTTACGGCTCTGTCGCCGCCCGGCTCACCCGGGACCCACTCGTCGTCGACGTGGGCACGCCGGCCGGATCAGACCTCCACCGCGCCGCCCTCCGCGTCGCCGACCACGAGAAGGTGGTCGTCCCCGACAGCGACCGGGCCCCTGAGGGGACGGCGGCGCTCCGGGGCCGCGACACCGACCCCGCGGAGACGCCCGCGGCCCTGATGGACCGCGTCGCCGACACCGTCAGGTAA
- a CDS encoding cupin domain-containing protein, with protein MNHEPHDPSQDTEAVPGAHLAQLATGEEMSVQHFSIDPGAEVPEHSHHHEQAGYITKGALTFLLADGEEVVCAAGDSYVLAGEEVHGAVNRGDVPAEGIDIFSPPRPNPDWQE; from the coding sequence ATGAACCACGAACCACACGACCCGAGCCAGGACACCGAAGCCGTCCCCGGCGCCCACCTCGCACAACTCGCGACGGGCGAGGAGATGAGCGTCCAACACTTCAGTATCGACCCCGGCGCGGAGGTGCCCGAACACAGCCACCACCACGAACAGGCGGGCTACATCACGAAAGGAGCGCTGACGTTCCTCCTCGCGGACGGCGAGGAAGTCGTCTGTGCGGCCGGCGACTCGTACGTGCTTGCGGGCGAGGAGGTCCACGGTGCGGTGAATCGTGGCGACGTCCCCGCAGAGGGTATCGACATCTTCAGTCCGCCGCGGCCGAACCCCGACTGGCAGGAGTGA
- a CDS encoding GNAT family N-acetyltransferase, translating into MEYHAVPDDHEAAFDGVLRYAFSPERGPDDDTEGPDRPSTFHPRALYDTDDGVSADRAADAAELDPEAIAVVCAYYAFSARIRGDHRPVAGVSAVASPPEYRRRGLVRDLLTDLHAELREEGVAFAALWPFEFPFYQRLGYARINDYTRLTVDPDALSGACPPAAGSFERLTADDWAAVDAVHAAWADGDFGLNRGEDWWRCRVFQSWGTDPYVYGWRDDDGDLRGYLVFTVDSGDDDGRDDKSMLVNELAFCDREARGHLLRFCRNHDSQVGSVRISGPADARLFDELDDPRAVDTEVRAGPMARIVDVPAALSAVSYPEDVTGTVQFDVTDETCPWNDRVVGLRVRDGEGTVTEATSDDAEASAVPLDIGTLTRLVVGSHSVDRLADLGHVEGLDAERRATLAALFPTTDPYLREGF; encoded by the coding sequence ATGGAGTATCACGCGGTCCCCGACGACCACGAGGCGGCGTTCGACGGCGTCCTCCGGTACGCGTTCTCGCCAGAGCGTGGCCCCGACGACGACACGGAGGGCCCCGACCGGCCATCGACGTTCCACCCTCGTGCGCTGTACGACACCGACGACGGAGTATCGGCCGACCGCGCGGCGGATGCGGCAGAACTCGATCCCGAGGCTATCGCGGTCGTCTGTGCGTACTACGCCTTCTCGGCGCGCATCCGTGGAGACCATCGCCCGGTCGCGGGCGTCTCGGCCGTCGCGTCGCCACCGGAGTATCGTCGGCGTGGTCTCGTCCGCGACCTCCTCACGGACCTCCACGCCGAACTCCGCGAGGAGGGCGTCGCCTTCGCGGCGCTGTGGCCCTTCGAGTTCCCCTTCTACCAGCGACTCGGCTACGCTCGGATCAACGACTACACGCGACTGACTGTCGACCCCGACGCGCTCTCGGGGGCGTGCCCGCCCGCGGCCGGGTCGTTCGAGCGACTCACCGCCGACGACTGGGCGGCCGTCGACGCCGTCCACGCCGCGTGGGCCGACGGCGACTTCGGCCTCAACCGCGGCGAGGACTGGTGGCGCTGTCGCGTCTTCCAGTCGTGGGGGACCGACCCGTACGTCTACGGCTGGCGCGACGACGACGGCGACCTCCGTGGCTACCTCGTGTTCACCGTCGACTCCGGCGACGACGACGGCCGCGACGACAAGTCGATGCTCGTCAACGAACTCGCGTTCTGCGACCGCGAGGCTCGGGGACACCTGCTTCGGTTCTGTCGCAACCACGACTCACAGGTTGGGTCGGTCCGCATCTCGGGGCCCGCAGACGCTCGCCTGTTCGACGAACTCGACGACCCCCGAGCGGTCGACACCGAGGTTCGGGCCGGGCCGATGGCCCGCATCGTCGACGTACCCGCGGCGCTCTCGGCGGTGTCGTACCCCGAGGACGTGACCGGAACGGTCCAGTTCGACGTCACCGACGAGACGTGTCCGTGGAACGACCGCGTCGTCGGCCTCCGCGTGCGCGACGGAGAAGGAACCGTGACCGAGGCGACCAGCGACGACGCCGAGGCGTCGGCCGTCCCGCTCGACATCGGAACGCTGACGCGATTGGTCGTCGGGTCACACAGCGTCGACCGACTGGCCGACCTCGGACACGTCGAGGGCCTCGACGCCGAGCGTCGGGCGACGCTCGCGGCGCTGTTTCCCACGACCGACCCGTACCTCAGAGAGGGCTTCTGA
- a CDS encoding NAD(P)/FAD-dependent oxidoreductase yields MSESFVIIGDGIAGSSAAETLREEAPDADITVITDEGEALYNRILIKEFAKGKLPEAPISIHETSWYEDRDIDLELNTLVTDIRTDEHEVETHTGDVIEYDKLLLSVGGTPQQLPVEGSDADGVHHFWTFQDARRIRESAEGAENAVIVGAGLLGIDLAAICGAQDVEGKYLMRGNSWWRYALDEEGAEIMHEAMRERGVEPVFDSGVDHFETDDDGHVTAAVDPNDDRFEADFAGVAIGLNLNTELVEDTPIETDDGILVDEYMQTNDPDVFAAGDITRFYDVILGEQAQNGAWGSAKEQGTIAAKNMLDHGSEEFRWVSSYSITHFDFPFLSFGHPTLGDDEVTKKFGDDEWRRLALKDGKVVGGVLIGNLAPQSAYKKLMREQVDVSGQKDLLMTDGFSADDLETEGATAE; encoded by the coding sequence ATGAGCGAGTCGTTCGTCATCATCGGCGACGGGATCGCCGGTAGTTCCGCCGCCGAGACCCTCCGGGAGGAGGCGCCGGACGCCGACATCACCGTCATCACTGACGAGGGAGAAGCCCTCTACAATCGCATCCTCATCAAAGAGTTCGCCAAAGGGAAACTCCCCGAGGCGCCCATCTCGATCCACGAGACGAGTTGGTACGAGGACCGCGACATCGACCTCGAACTCAACACGCTCGTCACGGACATCCGCACCGACGAGCACGAGGTCGAAACGCACACCGGTGACGTCATCGAGTACGACAAACTGCTCCTCTCGGTCGGGGGAACGCCACAGCAGCTCCCCGTCGAGGGAAGCGACGCCGACGGCGTCCACCACTTCTGGACGTTCCAGGACGCCCGTCGCATCCGCGAGTCCGCCGAGGGCGCAGAGAACGCCGTCATCGTCGGCGCGGGTCTGCTCGGGATCGACCTGGCCGCTATCTGCGGCGCACAGGACGTCGAAGGCAAGTACCTGATGCGCGGCAACTCTTGGTGGCGCTACGCCCTCGACGAGGAGGGTGCAGAGATTATGCACGAGGCGATGCGCGAACGCGGCGTCGAACCCGTGTTCGACTCCGGCGTCGACCACTTCGAGACTGACGACGACGGTCACGTGACCGCCGCGGTCGACCCCAACGACGACCGCTTCGAGGCGGACTTCGCGGGCGTCGCCATCGGTCTCAACCTCAACACCGAACTCGTCGAGGACACGCCCATCGAGACGGACGACGGCATCCTCGTCGACGAGTACATGCAGACGAACGACCCCGACGTGTTCGCCGCGGGCGACATCACCCGCTTCTACGACGTCATCCTGGGCGAACAGGCACAAAACGGCGCGTGGGGGAGCGCGAAAGAGCAGGGGACCATCGCGGCGAAGAACATGCTGGACCACGGCAGCGAAGAGTTCCGCTGGGTCTCCTCGTACTCCATCACTCACTTCGACTTCCCGTTCCTCTCGTTTGGCCACCCGACGCTCGGCGACGACGAGGTGACGAAGAAGTTCGGCGACGACGAGTGGCGGCGTCTCGCTCTGAAAGACGGCAAGGTCGTCGGCGGCGTCCTCATCGGCAACCTCGCGCCGCAGTCGGCGTACAAGAAACTGATGCGCGAACAGGTCGACGTGAGCGGACAGAAAGACCTCCTGATGACCGACGGGTTCTCCGCGGACGATCTTGAAACCGAAGGCGCGACCGCCGAGTAA